DNA sequence from the Ramlibacter agri genome:
GTAGGCTGGGTTCGGCGACGAGCCGACCCCAGCTTGTTCCCGCGGACTCAATCCGCCGTGATGTTCTTCTCCCGGATCACCTTGCCCAGCTTGTCGTAATCCCGCCGCAGCACCTGCGCCAGCTGCGCGGCGCTGCCACCCACCGGCGGCAGGGCCAACGACTGCAGCAGATCCTGCGCTTCCTTGGTCGCCACGGCCGCGGCGAAGGACTTCTCCAGCTTGGCGATCACCGGCGCCGGCGTGCCAGCCGGGGCGAAGATGCCGAACCAGGTGGTCATCTCGAAGCCGGGAAAGGTTTCGGCGATGGTGGGCACTTGCGGTGCTTCCGGCAGGCGCCTGGCTTCCGCCACGGCGATGACGCGCATCTTGCCGGAGTCCACCTGCGGCTTGATCGCTGCATAGGTGGAGAACAGCACCTGCACCTGGCCGCCGATCAGGTCGGTGATGGCGGGCGCCACGCCCTTGTAGTGCACCGGCGTCATGCTGATGCCGGCAGCCTGGTTCAGCAGCTCGCCCATCAGGTGCTGCGGCGTGCCCGAGCTCGGCGTCGCGTAGAAAACGCCCTTCGGCTCCTTCTTCGCCAGCGCGATGAGATCGCGCAGCGACTTCACCGGGCTCTGCGCGCCGACGGCGACGACCAGCGCGCCATTGCAGATCAGCGAGACCGGCGCGAAGTCCTTGAACGGCTCGAAGCCGGGGTTCTTGTGGATGTGCGGGTTGATCGTGACCAGCGCGCTGGTCGCCATCAGCAGGCGGTGGCCGTCGGCGGGCGAACGGGCTACGAAGGCGGTGCCGATGTTGCCGTTGCCGCCGGCGCGGTTGTCCACGATCATGGTCTGGCCCAGCAGCGCGGGCATCTTGGCCGCGAGCATGCGGGCCACGACGTCGGTGGAACCGCCGGGCGGGTAAGGCACGATCAGTTCGACGGTGCGCGCAGGGAAGCCGGCTTGCGCGAAGGCTTGCGGCGCGAAGGCGGAGGCCGTGAGCGCCTGGAGGACAGTGCGACGGGAAAGCAGGGAATCGTGGAAGGACATCGTCTCGGTTCGTCTCGTTGTGTCTTGTTTCAGGCCCATTCAGCGGGCACCGGCAGCATGATTTCCAGCAGCCGCTGGCCATAGGCCTTGCCCTGCGGGTCGATGCGCATCGAAGCCATGCCGCCGCCGCCGAGCGCGTCTTCCAGCAGGAAGTTGATGGCATGCAGGCCGGGCGCGTCGAACACCGTCACGGCGCCGGACACGCTGCCGGCGAAGTGCGCAGCCACGCGCTCGGGCGTCAGCCAGGCGGCGATGTGGTCGCGGTACTCGGGCTTGCGGGCGAAGATGGCGATGTTGGAGCTGTTGCCCTTGTCGCCGCTGCGCGAGTGCGCCAGCTGGATCAGCGGCACTTCGACGCTCGCGCGGTCAGCGGCCTTGCCCTGCACGGGCTCCGCCGCAGGCGCTTCGTAGCCGCCCGTGGCCGGCACTTCCACCGCGAAGGCCGGCTCGCCAGCCACCTGCACCATCAGGGGATTCAGGCGTGCCTTGTCGACGAAGAAAGTGAACAGGCGCACCACCGGAGTCGGCTTCGGCCGGCCGCCGATCAAGGACGCCGTGCCCTGGGCGAAGCTGAGGCCGGCCGAGCCGATCTCGCGCGCGAACAGGCCCAGCGCCTTGGCGTCGTCATGCTCCACCACGAGGCGCATCACCACCTCGCGCGTCGCGCGGGTCTTCGCGTCGGCGAGGTAGGCCGACTCGGCGCCCAGCATCTCCATGTGCACGCGCTTGAAGGGCGCGATGCCGCGCTGCTTGAACATGGCTTGCGCGCGGTCCACCAGCGCCTGGGCGCTGCGTTCGGACTTGCGCACGGCATCGGCGCCGATGATCACGGCCATGGCGACGGAGCGGTAGCCATCCTGGTAAGTGGCCGACACCTTGTACTGCGCGGTCGGCGCGCGGCCGATGGCGCCTTGCACCAGCACGCGCTCGGACGATTCCTGGGTCAGGCGCACGCGCGAGAAATCCGCCACCACGTCGGGCAGCATGTAGGCGCGCGGGTCGCCGATCTCGTACAGCACCTGTTCGGCGACGCAAGCGGTGTCGACCAGGCCGCCGGTGCCCGGAGGCTTGGTCAGCCAGAAGCTGCCGTCTGCCTTGCATTCGGCGATGGGGTAGCCGATGTCGTGCCAGTCCGGCACGCGCTCCCAGTCGGTGAACACGCCGCCGGTGGCCTGCGGGCCGCACTCGAGCACGTGGCCCACCAGCGAGCCGGCCGCCAGGCGGTCGTAGTCGCCGGGCTGCCAGCCGAATTCGTGCATCAGGATGCCCAGGCCGAGAGCGCTGTCCGCGCAGCGGCCGGTGATGACGATGTCTGCGCCCTTGGCCAGCGCAGCTGCGATGGGCAAGGCGCCGAGGTAGGCGTTGGCCGTGAGCATGCGCTTGGGCAGCGGCTCGCCGCTGACCCACTCGCGAACGCCTTCCTCGCGCAAGGCATCGATCTGCGGCAGCAGGTCGTCGCCGGTGACGACGGCCACCTTCAGCGACAGGCCTTGCTCCGCGCAGGCCGCTTCCAGCGCGCGCTTGCAGGCGGCGGGGTTGACGCCGCCGGCGTTGCTGACCACCTTGACCTTGCGTTCGGCCAGCGCCTTCAGGTGCGGCTTCAGGTAGTCGACGAAATCGGGCGGGAAGCCGGCCTCGGGGTCCTTCATGCGGGCGCGAGCCAGCAGCGACATGGTCACCTCGGCGAGGTAATCCATCATCAGGTAGTCGACCTGCGTGCCGAGCAGCTGGCCGATGCCGCGCGGGCTGTCGCCCCAGGCGCCGGAAGCGCCGCCGATGCGGACGATGCGTTCTGCCATGGTCATACCTCTCTCTTCGGCGCCCACGCGGGCGCGCGCTTCTCGTTGAAGGCGGCCAGGCCTTCCTTCGCATCCGGGCTGGCGGACGCCACGGCGATCTGCGTCTCGGCGTAGGTGAGCGCTTCGTTCCAGCCCATCCACTCCATGCCGGCAATGGCGGAGCGGCCCCGCTGCACCGCCATCGGCGAGCAGGCAGCGATGCGGTCAACCATCTCGTCGACCTTCGCGTCGAGCTGCGCATAGGGCACGACAGCGTTGGCGATGCCCATCTCGCGCGCGCGCTGCGCGTCGATCAGCTCGCCGGTGAAGCACAGCTCATTGACGTAGCGCGGCGCGATCATGCGGCGCAGGAACACCAGCACCTGCATGGCGAACACGCCGACCTTGGCCTCCGGCAGGCCGAAGCGCGCGTGGTCGGCGACGACGCACAGGTCGCACAGCGACATCAGGCCCATGCCGCCGGCGACGCAGGCGCCGTTGATGCGGGCGATCAAGGGCACGCGCAGCTCGCGGGCAAAGCGGGCCAGCCGCCCGAAGTCGGTGGTGGTCTCGGCGGCCGCGCCTTCGGTGAAGACGCCGGTACCGCGCGTCAGGTCGGCGCCGGCGCAGAAGGCCTTTTCGCCGGCGCCGGTGAGCACCACGGCGCGGATGCCCGCATCGGCGGCAACGCCGCGCAGCGCTTCATGGATGCCGGCGATGACTTCCGGGTTGATCGCGTTGCGGCGCTCTTCTCTGTTGATCGTGATCCACAGGGCGGCGCCGCGGCGCTCGAGGAGGATGGACTGGGTCAAGACGCGCTCCTTAGTAGGACTTGGGCAGGCCCAGCTCGCGCTCGGCGATGAAGCTCAGGATCATCTCGCGCGACACCGGCGCCAGCTGCGTGGCCACCATCTCGCGGAAATAGCGCTCGACATGGTATTCCTGCGCGTAGCCCATGCCGCCGTGGGTGCGGATGGCGCGGTCGCAGGAATGGAAGCCGGCGTCGGCGGCCAGGTACTTGGCGGCGTTGGCTTCGGCGCCGCAGGGCTTGCCGGCGTCATAGAGGTCGGCGGCGCGCATCGTCATGAGTTCGGCCGCGTACAGCTCGGACCAGCATTCGGCCAGCGGATGCTGGATGGACTGGTTCTGGCCGATCGGGCGGTTGAACACCACGCGCTCCTGTGCGTACCGGGCGGCCTTGTCCAGCGCGCGGCGGCCCATGC
Encoded proteins:
- a CDS encoding Bug family tripartite tricarboxylate transporter substrate binding protein, with product MSFHDSLLSRRTVLQALTASAFAPQAFAQAGFPARTVELIVPYPPGGSTDVVARMLAAKMPALLGQTMIVDNRAGGNGNIGTAFVARSPADGHRLLMATSALVTINPHIHKNPGFEPFKDFAPVSLICNGALVVAVGAQSPVKSLRDLIALAKKEPKGVFYATPSSGTPQHLMGELLNQAAGISMTPVHYKGVAPAITDLIGGQVQVLFSTYAAIKPQVDSGKMRVIAVAEARRLPEAPQVPTIAETFPGFEMTTWFGIFAPAGTPAPVIAKLEKSFAAAVATKEAQDLLQSLALPPVGGSAAQLAQVLRRDYDKLGKVIREKNITAD
- a CDS encoding acyclic terpene utilization AtuA family protein; the encoded protein is MTMAERIVRIGGASGAWGDSPRGIGQLLGTQVDYLMMDYLAEVTMSLLARARMKDPEAGFPPDFVDYLKPHLKALAERKVKVVSNAGGVNPAACKRALEAACAEQGLSLKVAVVTGDDLLPQIDALREEGVREWVSGEPLPKRMLTANAYLGALPIAAALAKGADIVITGRCADSALGLGILMHEFGWQPGDYDRLAAGSLVGHVLECGPQATGGVFTDWERVPDWHDIGYPIAECKADGSFWLTKPPGTGGLVDTACVAEQVLYEIGDPRAYMLPDVVADFSRVRLTQESSERVLVQGAIGRAPTAQYKVSATYQDGYRSVAMAVIIGADAVRKSERSAQALVDRAQAMFKQRGIAPFKRVHMEMLGAESAYLADAKTRATREVVMRLVVEHDDAKALGLFAREIGSAGLSFAQGTASLIGGRPKPTPVVRLFTFFVDKARLNPLMVQVAGEPAFAVEVPATGGYEAPAAEPVQGKAADRASVEVPLIQLAHSRSGDKGNSSNIAIFARKPEYRDHIAAWLTPERVAAHFAGSVSGAVTVFDAPGLHAINFLLEDALGGGGMASMRIDPQGKAYGQRLLEIMLPVPAEWA
- a CDS encoding enoyl-CoA hydratase-related protein gives rise to the protein MTQSILLERRGAALWITINREERRNAINPEVIAGIHEALRGVAADAGIRAVVLTGAGEKAFCAGADLTRGTGVFTEGAAAETTTDFGRLARFARELRVPLIARINGACVAGGMGLMSLCDLCVVADHARFGLPEAKVGVFAMQVLVFLRRMIAPRYVNELCFTGELIDAQRAREMGIANAVVPYAQLDAKVDEMVDRIAACSPMAVQRGRSAIAGMEWMGWNEALTYAETQIAVASASPDAKEGLAAFNEKRAPAWAPKREV